The Stigmatella ashevillena genomic sequence GCCCATCTTCGCGTAGGGCACGTCCAGGGGGATCTTGAACGCCTCCGCCAGGCTCTCGACGAACTCCGCCGTCCAGCCCTCGCCCTTGTTCATGCCGCTGGCCCAGGGCTCGATGGCGCCCTCGCGCACGGTGCGCGAGGCATCGGGCACGATGCGGTCCGGGTCCATCTCCGCCTTGGTGCCCAGCCCGTTGCAGTCGGTGCACATGCCCAGCGGGTTGTTGAAGGAGAAGGCGGCAGGGGTCAGCTCACCAAAGGACAGGCCGCAGGCGTGGCAGGCGTTCAGCTCGCTCATGACGCGGTCTGAGGCCAGGGCCCCGGCCTCATCCGTGACGATGAGGATGCCCTTGCCCTCGCGCAGCGCCGTCTCCACCGAGTCCGTCAGCCGGGTGCGCACCTCCGGCTTGAGCACCAGCCGGTCGATGATGAGCGCGATGTCGTGCTTGGACTTCTTGTCCAGCTCGATGCGCTCCTCCAGGCTCTTGAGCTTGCCGTCGATGCGCGCCCGGGAGAAGCCGCGCTTCTGCGCCTCGGTGAGCAGGTCCTTGTGCTCGCCCTTCCGGTTCGTGACGAGCGGGGCGAGGATCTGCACCTTGGTGCCCGGCGGGGACTTGAGGATCTCCTCGACGATCTGCTGCGCGCTCTGCTTGCCCACCTTGCGGCCGCACTGGGGGCAGTGCTGGAGGCCGATGGAGGCGTAGAGCACGCGCAGGTAGTCATGCACCTCCGTCACCGTGCCCACCGTCGAGCGCGGGTTGTTGCTGGCCGCCTTCTGCTCGATGGAGATGGTGGGGGACAGGCCCCGGAGCGTGTCGTACTTGGGCTTCTCCATCTGCCCGAGGAACTGCCGGGCATAGGCGGAGAGGCTCTCCACGTAGCGGCGCTGGCCCTCCGCATAGAGGGTGTCGAAGGCCAGCGAACTCTTTCCGGAGCCCGACACGCCGGTGAAGACCACGAGCTTCTTTTTCGGGATCTCCAACGAGACGTTCTTGAGGTTGTGCTCCTTGGCTCCACGGATGGTGATGACGTCGGGCTCGGACATGGGGGCGTGGTCTACACTGAAAAGGTGTTCCGGTGACCCGGTTTATTGGGTAGGAAGCCGTTGGATGGTCCTGAACGCCCGGCGTTTCAATCGGAATCCCCGGCGGTATGGTGTACCCACATGAAGGGCTTCACGCTCCCCGAGCGCTGGCGCGGCATGCCGCTGCTCATGGTTTCCAGCTTTCTCTTTGCCCTCATGGCCCTGTTCGCCCGGATGCTCTCGGGCCAGCTGTCCGTGGGGCAGGTGGTCTGCGGCCGGTTCGTCGTGGGGCTCGTCTTCCTGGCGGCCTACTACCCGGCCGTGGGGCGTCGGCCGCGCTTCGGCAGGCCGTTGCTCTGGGCCCTGCGCGGCGTTTTCGGGGGCATCTCGGTCTACCTCTATTTCCTCTGCATCGACCGGGTGGCCGTGGGGCCCGCGGTGCTGCTCAACGCCTGCTGGCCCATCTACGGCTCCATCCTGGGCTACTTCTTCCTGAAAGAGCACGTCAGCGGGCCGTTGCTGGCGGGGCTGGTGATGACCACGGTGGGCGCGGGGCTCGTCATCTGGGGCACCTCCTTGGAGGCCTCCAACCTCTCCTTCGGACTGGGGGCCTGGGCGGGCATGTTCTCGGCCGTCTTCAGCGGCGCGGCCGTCGTCGCCATGCGCGCCCTGCGCAATGACACGGACGCGGCCACCGTCTTCCTCTCCTTCTGCTTCTTCGGATTGCTGTTCGGGCTGCCCTTTGCCCTGGCCGATTGGCGTCCGCTCTCGCCGCACACGGTGGGGTTGCTGGTGGGGGTGGGGCTGGCGTCGGCGGTGGCGCAAATGACCTTTACCTACGCCATGGGTTACGTCACCACGGCCATGGGGGGCGTGGGCTCGCAGCTCACCCCCGTCTTCTCCTGGTTGCTGGGGGCGGTGTTCCTGGCGGAGCCCTTGGCGCCCCTGGCCCTGCTGGGGGCGGCCCTGTGCGTGGGCGGGGTGCTCTGGGGCACGGGGCTGCTGCGCAAGCTCCTGGCCTCTGCGTCCCTTCACCCTTCGGGGCGGCCGAACACGTAGCGGGAGCGGTTTCTCCTGTTTCGGGCTCAGCACTCCTGAAAGAATTTCAGGGTGGAGAGGACCTGGGAACTTTGTTGCCCAGGGCATTCCCTCGGTGTTCCCCTGTCAGCCGGGCCGTTTGCCTTGTTGAGTGCCAGCCTTCCCCGTTTGGGCATTCCAGTTGCAACCGCCCCGCACCGACGGTGTTTGGGAGGCGGTGCTTATGTGGGGACGTCAGTGGGCCTGGGTGGTGGCGTGGGTGTGTGTGGCGGGAGGGCTGGGCGGGTGTGATCGCCCCAACACAGGCAACCGCGCGCGGACAGGCTTCGCGGCACGGCCCCAGGCCCTGGAGTTCGGCCCGGCGGCGCTGGGTTCGACCAAGACGGTGAAGTTGCGGCTGGCCAACGAGGGCCGGGCCCCGCTGCGCGTGGAGGGCGCCTCCGCCAGCGTGCCCCACGTGGAGATTCCTCCCTTCGAGCCCTTCACGCTGAGCGCGGGAGGGGAGTACGAGCTGGAGGTGCGCTTCTCGCCCGCGGTGGAGGGCACGGTGCAGGGCGTGGTGGAGATCCTCACCGATGCGGACTCGGACGGGAGCGCCGGCTCGCGGGTGAACTTCGCAGGCATGGGCGTCAAGGCCTGGGTCGAGGTGAGGAGCCAGGAGCTGGATTTCGGCAACGTGGCGCTGGACACCGTGCAGATGCTCGAGCTGCGCCTGAGCAACCCCACGTCCGTGGAGAGCCCGCTGCGGCTGGCGATGAGCGGGGTGGACGCGGATCAATTCTTCTCCAGCACGGAAGGCCCGGCGCTGGTGCTGCCTGCGGGCAGGCAGATGGCGCTGCCCATCGCGTTCAAGCCGCGCCGCCTGGGCGTGGCCGCCGCGGAGGTGCTCGTGGAGGTGTGCGAGGGCTGCGCGCCCCTGGCCGTTCCCCTCAAGGGGATGGGCATTGCCTCGCAGCTGGAGATTTCGCCGTTGCGGGTGGACTTTGGCCGCGTGGCCCTGGGGGCCACGGCCGAGGAGCGCATCATGGTGCGCAACCAGGGCACCGAGCCCATGAGCTACCAGGGGGCGCGCATCCTCGATGACGCGGGGACGTTCCGGGTGGTGAGCGCGGTGGTGCCCACGGGCAATGTCTTGCGGCCGGGCGAGTCCGCGGAGATCCGCGTGGCCTTCTCGCCATCAGCGCTGGGGTCCCCGGCCGAGGCCCGGGTGGAGATCGATGTGAAGGCCTCCGGCTCGGCCGCGCCCGCGCCCAAGGTGGCCCTGAGCGGGGAGGGAGGCTCCTCGTGCGTGGCGGTGCTGCCCCGGACGCTGGACATGGGCGTGGTGGCCGAAGGCATGTCCGCCACCCGCCCGGTGAAGGTCGTCAACCGCTGCCGCACCCCGGTGCTGGTGAATGATCTGCAGATCGACACGCGGCAGGGGGGCTTCTTCTCGCTGGCGCAGGCCCCCGCGAGCACCCCCATCGCCCCGGGGCAGTCGGCCACCGTGGGCATCACCTTCACGCCCCGGGCGGGCGCGGGGCAGGGCGAGGCCCAGCTGTCCGTGTCCGTGCGCAGCGGCAGCGCCACCTCGACGGAAGGGGTGGTGCTCAAGGGGCAGGGCGAGGCCTTCCCGCCGTGCAAGTACGCGCTCTCCCCGAAGACGCTCGACTTTGGCCGGGTGCCGGTGGGGGCCGAGGTGCTGCTGAGCGCCTCCCTGAGCAACACGGGCGCCACGGCGTGCTACCTGGCGGGGTTGCAGCTCGTGGAAGGCTCGGATCCCGTTTTCAGCGCCCAGCCGGTGCAGGGCACGACGCTGGCCCCGGGGCAGAAGGCCCAGCTGCTCGTCCGGTTCAAGCCGGAGGCGCCAGCCACCTATGGCGGCCTGGCCGAGGGCTGGGTGAACCACCCCTCCTCGGGGCACCCCACGCTGAACGTGGTGGGCGAAGGGGTGCAGGGCTGCTTCGCCGTTCAGCCGACGCACCTGGCGTTCGGCACCTCGCAGCTCTCCTGCGAGCCGCACACGCAGGAGCTCATCGCCTACAACGGCTGCGCGGGTCCCGTCACCGTGAACGGCATGCGGATGGAGCAGGACAGCGAGGAGTTCACGCTGGCCGACGTGCCCTCCTTCCCGCGGACGCTGGCCTCGGGCGAGCAGTTCCGGCTGCGCGCCACATACGCGCCGGTGAATGAGGGAACCGATGCGGCGGTGCTGCGCTTCGATCTGGGGCCGGACTCCGTTTATACGGCGAGCCTCGTGGGCGCGGGGGTGAACAAGGCCGAGCAGACCGATGTGTTCGTCCAGGAGTCCCAGGCCAAGGTCGACGTGCTCTTCGTCGTGGACAACTCAGGCTCGATGATGGAGGAGCAGCAGAGCCTGGGCAGCAACTTCGCGTCCTTCCTGAGCGCCGCCAACGCCGCGGGCGTGGACTACCACATTGGCGTCACCACCACGGGCCTGGATGCTTCGCCCGGAGGCTGGTCCGCCTGCTCGGGAGGCGCCGAGGGCGGTGAGAATGGCCGGCTCTTCCCCGCGGATGGCTCCTCTCCGCGCATCATCACGCCCACCACCCCGAACGCGCCGGCGGTCTTCGCGCGCAATACCCAGGTGGGTGTGTGCCATTGGAACGAGCAGGGGTTGGAGGCGGCCTACCGCGCGCTCTCCGCGCCGCTGCTGCACAGCGTGGATGATCCGCGCACCGCGCAGCCCGCGGATGGCAATGGCGGCTTCCTGCGCGAAGAGGCGCGGCTGGCCCTCATCTTCCTCACCGACGAGGAGGACTTCTCCACCCAGTCGGTGGCCTTCTACGAGACCTATTTCCGCGCCCTGAAGGACAATGAGCCTTCCAAGCTGAGCATCTCGGCCATCGCGGGGCCCGCGAACCTGTCGGCCTGCCCCACCGCGAGCAGCTCGGGCGCCCGCTACATCCAACTGGCCGAGGCCACCGGGGGCGTCGTGGAGAGCATCTGCACTCCGAACTGGGCCCAGTCGCTCAAGAAGCTCTCGTCCAATACCTTCGGGCCCAACCGCTCCTTCCCCCTGTCCGAGGATCCGGAGGATCCCTCTCAGATCGCCGTGACGGTGGATGGGGTGCGGGTGACGTCTGGCTGGCAATACAACCCAGACACCCGCACCGTCGTCTTCGATGCGGAGACGGCCCCCTTGCCGGGCGCTGTGGTCGAGGTGACGTACCCCCTGGGGTGCTGATCAACAGAGGAGTCGAGGCATACCCAGGAGCTGGGTCATTGGATCCGGTTTCTTGAATTTTCTCTCAGCACTGTTTTCAACGTCTGGGGGGAATTCCCCCTCGACAGCGGAGGGGGGGGCGCGGCACTTTCAAGGCTCACAATGCCCACAGACACTCTCCTCATCGCTGGTGTGGGAGACATCCATGGACGCTTCCATCGGGTGGAAGAGTGGATGGATGTGTTGGGCAAGGCGCGTGGCCGTCCGGTGGACATGGTGCTGGCGGTGGGGGACGTGGAAGCGTTCCGGCGCGCGGATGATCAGCGCCGCAAGATGACCAAGCGCCTCATGCCGGCCGAGTTCGCCGAGTACGCGGATGGGCAGCGGCGGATGAAGCGGCCGATGTATTTCATCGGCGGCAACAACGAGGACTTCGAGGCGCTTCACGACACGCCGGACGGCATGGAGCTGGCGCCGCAGGTGTATTACCTGGGGCGTGCGGGAATCCAGACGTTGCGCGGGCTGCGCGTGGCGTACCTCTCGGGCATCCACGCGCCGCGCTTTTTCGATCAGCCCCTCAAGCGGCCCCGGGCGCTCGATACGGCGAAGCAGGCGGGGTACTTCCGCGCGCCCGAGGTGGAGCGCGTCATGCACGTGCGGGACGTGGACATTCTGCTGGTGCACGAGTGGCCGCGCGGCATCGTCCAGCGGGCCCGGGACGAGAATGTCCCCACGACGAGGGCCCTGCCGTCGTACTGGATTGGCAATCCCATCACACGCCGGTTGGCGGACACGCTGCGGCCCAAGTGGATGTTGTGTGGCCATTCCCACAAGGGATTCGCGGTGTCGCTGGGCGGTGAGGGTGGACGGCCGGTGACGCGCATTGCCTGTCTGGATCAGGCGACCCGGCCCGACGAGGCGGTGTTCTGGCTGGAGTTCGAGGAGCGCGAGCCGGTGCGCGGCGGCTGGGGACTCTCCGGAGAGGTGGCGTGGCACACCGGGGCCTCGTGGAACCTCCAGGCGCTTCCCTTGGTAGGGCCGCCCCCGTCCTCCTCACATCATGAGGACGAGGAGGAGGACCGGGAGATGGGCTGAAGGGCCCTGTGGGCGTCCGCCTTCAGTGGGGCCCCAGGACCAGCTCGGCGAGGGGGACCTCCGTGCCGGACGCATCGTCCAACACCGCCCGCGAGATATCCTCGAACGACACCATGCCCACGAGGTTCTTGTCCCGGTCGAGGATGGGCAGCTGGCGCAGCCCGTGCCGACTCATGAGCTGGGCCGCAGTGGTCAGCTCATCGTCCGCGAAGGCATAGCGCAGGGGCCCTTCGCCCAGGATGTCCGCCACCACCGTCTGCTGGGGATCGAGCCGCTCCGCGATGGCTTGAAACACGATATCGCGCTCCGTGAGCAGGCCCATGAGCTTGCGGTGCTGACAGACTGGAAGGACTCCCAGGCCGTGCTGCCGCATCTGCTGGGCGGCTTCGGTCAGCGTCTGGTCTGGGCTGATGGGCTGTACATCCCGATTCATGATCGTGCTCAGCTTCATCGCTCTGCCCCCCCCGACATGACTTTGGGATGACAATGTGGTCACCGGGCCGCGGCGGGGCAAGCAGCCATGAAACAAATAGGCTTCCGGTGGCCAGAAGGCATCTTGTAGACAACACGGCTGGCTCCCTGCGGGGAAAGCAGCCGAAAGAGCGCCTGTGTCTAGAAGCGCCCGGAGAGCGCCGCGCCGCCCGGTCCTCCTGTCACCTGGAGGGACAGCGCCTCCGCGTCAGGGCGGGTCCGCCCGTGAAGCAGCAAGGGCACCGCGACCCCCGAGGCAGTGCCCAGGGCGGCGCCCAGGGCCACGTCGGTGAGGTAGTGCTTGCCAGCCCCCATGCGCAGCAGTCCCACAGAGGCGGCGACGGGCAGTCCCACCGCCCAGATCCAGGGCTGGTGGGGATAGCCGCGCAGGTGGGCCACGGTGCCCGCGGACACCACCAGCGAGAAGGCCATGCTGGTGTGGCCACTGTAGAACGAGAGGTTGTTGTCGGAGGGATGGTCCGTGAGGGGTTTCTGGGCCTCGGGCAGGACGTGGACGAAGGGCCGCTCCCGGCCCGCGATGAACTTGGTGGTCTGGTTGATCATCGAGCTCAGCAGGACGGTCTCGAAGAGGATGCCCACGTCCTGAAAGAAGATGGCCGGGGGCGCCCCCACGCTCCGGGAGAGCGCGTATTGCGCGCCCAGCGTTCCCAGGGGCAGCACCCCGAAGCCCACGATGTTGCTCCAGGTGCCCGAGCGCTCGCGCTGCACCTCGGTGGAGCCGGTGATGTTCCGTCCCCAGCGGTCCAGGCGGTTGAGCGTCTCCCGGCCATCCGGTGCCCGGTCGCACCAACGGCACGTCACGGGGGCAAGGTCCTCCTTGAAGAGGGTCTCGCTGCCGATCATCAGCACGGCGGCGCTGCCCATGAGGGCCCCGTCCCGTTTCCAATCGAAGCGCAGCTCGTGAAACCGTGGCGCCTGCTCGGCAGGTGGCCGGGCGTCCTCTGTCAGGGGAAGCGCGGTAAGCAGGGGAACGGCCACCAAAATGAAATGTGGGAGGGGCACGAACAGAGCATAAACGGGGGCCTTCCGAGCGTTCTACACTCCACTCCGAATGACCCGTCCCGGCCGCACCCTCCAGGTCTTCCCCGACGCCCACCGGCGCCAGCAAGTGCTGCGCGCCGCACGAGAAAGCCACGGCTTCGCTCTGGGAACGGGTTGTCTCACCTGGGACGAATTCGTGAACGTGCTGGGTGGCGCGCGCGAGCTGAAGCGCAGGCCCTGCCCGGCCTCGGCTTCGCGCGCGGTGGTGGCCGCGTGGGCCCAGGGGCTGGGGGAGACGCCCTTCGGCGGCTTCGTCCAGGAGCCGGCCTTCGCCCGCGCCGCGCTGGAACTGGTGCTCGACATGAAGGCGGGCCGGTTGACGCCGCGGGAGCTTCAGGATGCCGCGGAAGTCCTGCCGCAAGAGCGCCGCTCCCGCCTCCGGGTGCTCGCCCGGCTGTATGACGGGTATTCCAAGCGCATGGAGGCGTTGGGCCTCGCGGACCGCGAGGATGTGCTGCGCGGCTCGCTTCACGCGCTGAAGGCGGGCCGGTGGCCCTCGGCGTGGGCGGACGTGGACACGCTCGTGTTGCACGGGATGTATGACGTGCGGCCCTCCGGCCTGGAGCTGCTCCTGGCGCTGGCGGAGGTCTGCGAGAAGCGTCAGGTGGCCCTGCGGGTGGAGACGCCCGTGGGAGGCTCTCCCGTGGCGGACGCGGCGCTGGCGGCCCTCTTCCGGGCCTTCGAGAGCCGGGGAGAGACCCTGGGGCACGTGGACCTCTTCAAGGCGGACCTGACCTTCGAGGCCCGTCCCCTGGCCGAGCTGGGGCGGCACCTCTTCTCGGAGCAGGTGCCGCGGGGGGCGCTGGAGGCTCAGACGGAGGTCTTGCGGGTGTGGAGCGTGGGCTCGGCCCAGGACGAGGCCCGTCAGATTGCCCGGGACGTGCGCCGGCTGGTGATCGACGGGGCCGATCCGGGCCGGATCGCCGTGGCATGGCGGGAGCCGGGCCCGGAGGCACGGTGGTTGGCGGAAGCCCTGGGGGAGCTGGGCGTTCCGGTGCGGCTGCCTTCGGGCGAGCCGCTCGCGCTGGCGGGCCCGGTGCGCTTGGCGCTGGACCTGTCGTTGCTCGCCGAGGATGGGTTTCCCGCCGAGCGCGTGGCGGAGTTGGTGGCGAGCCGGTATGCCCCCACCCTCTCGCGCGGCGCGCCCGAGGCCCCCGCCACACTCTTCACCCTGGCCGCCGTGCGGGACGACCGGCTGGGGGCTGCCCGGGGCCGCGGTGCCTACGACGTGCGGCTGGAGGGGCTGGCCCGGCGCATGGGGGCGGCCCAGGACGAGAAGGCGCACGCGGTGAGGCTGCTGCGGGAGCGCTGCCTGCGGTTGATGGAGGAGTGCCGCCGCATTCCCGAGTCGGGCAGCGCGCGGGATTTGCTCGGCGCGTGGTGGCAGGCGGTGAAGCAACTGGGGCTGATGGATTCGGAAGGGGAGCTGGAGCCCTGGCGGGACGGCACCCTGGGCCTGCTGGGGCTGAAGGCCCGGGCCCGGGATGATGCCGCGCGGCAGGCGCTGAGCCTCCGGGTGGGAGAGCTGGAGCGAGGGTTGCGCGCGGTGGAGGGCGGGCCGAGGCTGTCACGGCGCACCTTCGGCCGATGGCTCGTGGACGCGATGCGGGATGTCTCCTTGCCGCCAGGAGGGCCTTCCACCGGGGCGGTGGAGGTGCTGGACATCCGCGAGTTGGCGGGGCGGACGTTCAGCCACGTCTTCCTGGCGGGGATGACGGAGGGCCGCTTTCCAGGGCACGAGGCGCCCAACCCCCTGCTCGGGGACGCGGACCGCGTGGAGCTCAACAAGCACCTGGAGCGGGAGGTTTTCCGGCTCACCGGGGGCGAGTTCGAGGACCGCGCGTCCTGGCGCCTCACCGAGGACCGGCTGCTCTTCGCCAGCGCACTGGTGACGGCGCAGGAGCAGGTGAGCCTGTCCTTCGCGGTGACGGGAGTGGGCGGGCAGGAGCAGGTGCCTTCCGCGTTTCTAGAGGAGGTGCGGCGGCTCACGGGGAGGAACTGGGAGGCCCGCGCGCGGATGGCCGTGCCTCCGCTGGACGATGTGCTCACGGAGTCCGAGCTTCGTCAGCGCGTGGCCCTGGAGACGATGGCGTCCGCCCGGCTGCGCGTCACCGAGCCGGATGTGGCGGAGCCCTTGCTGCGCCGCCGCTTCGTGGAGGAGGCGTGGTTCGCCGAGGCGCGCGAGTTGGCGCGCGTGGAGCTCGAACGCCTGCACTTCTTCAGCGATCCGGCTCACCGCGTGGGGCCCCATACGGGACACGTCGTGGGCCCGGGACTGCCCGAGGCGCTTCGGGAGACCTTCCGCTTCGATGAGAACCGGCCGCTGTCGGCCTCGGCGCTGGCCCGCTTTGGCAACTGCGGCTTCCAGGGCTTCTTGACGTATGGGCTGAAGGTGGCCGAGCCGGAGCAACCGGGCGAGGAGTTCGATGCGCGTGGGCGCGGCACCTTCTGGCACCGCGTGGTGGAGGAGGTGTTCCGGCGACTCCGGGAGAAGGGGCTGCTCGGCAAGGGCTTGGAGGAGATACCGGAGGAGGTGCTGAACGCCGCGGTCGCCGAGGCGGTGCGCTCCTTCGAGCTGCGCCACCATGTGGGGCATCCCGAATTGTGGAAGCTCGCCAAGGTGCGTGCCCGGGCCATGGCGCGGCGCATCCTCGCGGACGAGCGCCGGGGACTGCCTTTCGAGCGGTACATGCCGGAGGACTTCGAGCTGAAGTTCGGCCCGGAGGCGCTCCGGGAGACGTGGAAGCAGGTGTCTCTCGCGGCGGGACAGGACGCCATCCACTTCGAGGGGAAGATCGATCGGTTGGATCAGAGTGCGGGCGACGTGGGGGTCATCGACTACAAGTCGGGGCGTCTGGACAAGCGGGAGCTGAAGGAGAAGCTGCTGTCCTCGGACTTCCAGCTTCCGCTCTACCTCTATGCGGCGCGTGCCAGCGGCCACCGGGAAGCCCGGAACGCGGCGTGGTTCTCGCTCCGCACGGGGACGACGCTGCACCTGTCCGAGCTGCTGTCTCCGGAAGAGATTGACGACATGCTGGCCACGGATCCGGCGGTCCGGGCCCGGCTGGCGCAGGAGGAGAAGCCCAACCTGGCGAACGCGGTGGAGCGGCTGGTGGCCACGGCCCGGGAGGGACAGTTCGCGATGCGCCCGAAGGATTGTGGCAGCTGCGGGTTCCGTGCGGTCTGCCGCATCACCGAGCGGCGGCTGGTGGAGGAGAGCGCTTGAGCCGCGCCTCCCCGCTGGCCCTGGAACGCAACCTGGCCCTGATGGCGGGTGCGGGCGCGGGCAAGACGTACAGCTTGGTGACGATGGTGCTGCACCTGTTGGCGGGGGCGCGAGAGGCCGCGCCGGCGCTCCGGCCCGCGAAGCTGTGCATGTTGACCTTCACCGACAAGGCGGCGGCGGAGATGCGGGCGCGCACGCGCACGCGCTTGGATGCGCTGGCCCAGGCCGAGGCGAAGGAGCCGGAACTGCGCGCCTCGTTGGAGCGGCTGGAGCGTCCCTTTCCCGCACAGGACACCTGGAGGGCGATGCGCGAGGAACTGGGCGCGGCCACGTTGGGCACGTTCCACTCGCTCTGCGGACAACTGCTGCGCCGCGCTCCCCCCGGCCTGGGGATTGATCCCTCCTTCGAGGTGCTCGACGAGCTGGAGGCGGGCAGTCTGGTGCAGGACGTGTGCGAGCGCGTGGTGCTGGACGCGCTGGAGGCGGGCGATGCGCGGGTGAGCGAGCTGTGCCAGGAGCTGACCTTTTCGGGCTCTGGCTTCGCCGATGGCCTCGTGGCCTCGCTGCGGCAGATCTACGCCAAGCTCCGCGAGGAGGGGCTCCGGGCCGAGGCCGCGCCCCTCACGAACATCGAAGAGGCCCGCGCCGGACTGGAAGCCCTCTTTGGCGAGGGCTTGAAGCTGTGTGCGTCGGCGAGGGAGTTGGACGCGAAGGGCGAGTGGCGTCTGCTGCGCGAGGCTTGCGAGCGGGCGCTGGAGGGGATGACGCCGCAGAACCTCTTCGAGGCGGACCGGCTGCCTGCGCTCAAGGCCGCGTTCATGGCGGACGGCCGCAACTTCGCCCGGCTGAGCAAGGGGGCGGCGAGTCCCATCCGGGCGTTGTACTGGCGGATCTTCGGCAAGAGCGACGGCTCGGTGATGCGGTTGGAGGACGCGTACGCGGCGTGGCGCACGGCGCCCTTCGAAGTCACGTTCCGGGAACTGCTCGGCCAGATCGAGGTGCGTCATGAGACCGAGTTCACCCGCCGCAACGTCTTCGACTTCACCGCCCTGTTGGTGAAGGCGAGGGATCTGCTGAGAGACCATCCTCCCTTCCGCCGTCAGGTGCAGGAGCGGATGGGCGCGCTGCTGGTGGACGAGTTCCAGGACACCAACCGGCTTCAGCTCGAACTGGTGCTGCTGCTGTCCGAGCAGCGCGAGGCAGGGCCCCGGGCGCTGCGTCCGGACGAGGATCTCCGCGCCGCGCTTCCGCTGGAGCCCGCGTTCCTGTGCGCGGTAGGAGATCGCAAGCAGTCCATCTACGAGTTCCGTGGCGCGGATGTCTCCGTCTTCGCGCTGCTGGCGGAGAAGATTGTCGCCGAGGGAGGCGAGAAGGGTTTTCTCCAGGACAACCGCCGCTCCGTGCCGGCGCTGCTGGACTTCTTCAACCGGGCCTTCGCGGGGGTGCTGGTGGCGAGCGCGCCGCCCCGTCCCTACGAGGTGGAGTACGTTCCCGAGGAAGACGACCTGTCGCCGGTGCGTCCCGCGCTCTCCGGGGAACCTGCGGTGGAGCGGCTGCTCATCGGCGAGGCCGAGACCGCGTCGGAGGCGCGGGAGCTGGATGCCGATGCGGTGGCCCGGCGGCTGCGCCTGATGTTGGCTCCGGGCGCGGCCCCCTGCGTGGCCCACGAGGATGGCCAGCGGCTGCGCCCCGCGCGAGGCGGGGATGTGGCCATTCTCCTGCGAACCTTCACCCACCTGGAGGTGTACCGCCAGGCGCTCATCCGCCACGGCGTGCCGCACCGGGTGCTGCGGGGGCGCGGCTTCTATGGTGCTCAGGAGGTGCTGGATCTCGCCTCGTTGCTGGCGCTGCTGGCCGATCCGGACGATTCCCTCGCGCTGGCGGCGGTCCTGCGTTCACCCCTGGTAGGGCTGTCGGATGCCTCCCTGTTCCGATTGTCGTCGGGCGAGCAGGGCTTGTCGCTTGCCGGGGTGCTGCAAAAGGATCTGGCCGCGTGTGAGCTGGCTCCCAGCGAGCGGCTGCGGCTGGAGCGTTTCCTGACCGCGCTTCCCTCGCTGCGGCGTGAGCGGGACCGGCTCGGCGTGAAGGCCTTGCTCCAGGTGGCCATGGACGTCACGGGCTACCGCGAGGCCATGGCGGGCACCCCGTATGCGGAGCAGGTCAGCGCCAACGTCGACAAGCTGCTGGCGCTCGCGGGCAGGCGCGACGAGCGGGGGACGGGTGGGTGCGTGGCCTTCGCCCGTGAGCTGCGGATGCTCGTCGAGTCGGATCCCACCGAGGCGCAGGCGGACCTGCTGGACGCGGGAGATCCCCGCGCGGTGCAACTGCTCACCATTCACAGGGCCAAGGGGCTCGAGTGGCCCGTGGTGGTGGTGCCGGGGCTCGGCGGCAAGCGGCGCTCCGAGAGCGGCCGGGTCCACTTCGAGCGGACGCACGGGCTGGTCTTGCGGCCGTGGTTGCCGGACACGCTGGAGAGCTTCAGCTCGAGCCGCTTCGAGGCGGTCAAGGACGAGCTGGATACGCGAGGGTTGGCGGAATACCGGCGCTTGCTCTACGTGGCGCTCACCCGGGCCCGGGACGTGCTGTTGCTGTCTGGCACGGCGGAGAAGCGGGTCCCCGTGTCCTGGTGGACGATGCTTGATGGGCGCCTGGGAACGGACACGGCGCTGCGGGCCCGGGTCCGGGATGTGGAGGTCGCGGCCCTGCCTCCGCCTGCGGATCCGCTGCCCCCGGGAGTCGAAGCGCTCGTGGAGGCGGAAGGACGGGTGGAGGCGGCCGTCCAGCGGGTGCGCGGTGCCACGGCCGCCCAGGTGCCGGAGACGGCCATGGCCTCGGCCGAGGCGCTCCAGGACT encodes the following:
- a CDS encoding DMT family transporter, which produces MKGFTLPERWRGMPLLMVSSFLFALMALFARMLSGQLSVGQVVCGRFVVGLVFLAAYYPAVGRRPRFGRPLLWALRGVFGGISVYLYFLCIDRVAVGPAVLLNACWPIYGSILGYFFLKEHVSGPLLAGLVMTTVGAGLVIWGTSLEASNLSFGLGAWAGMFSAVFSGAAVVAMRALRNDTDAATVFLSFCFFGLLFGLPFALADWRPLSPHTVGLLVGVGLASAVAQMTFTYAMGYVTTAMGGVGSQLTPVFSWLLGAVFLAEPLAPLALLGAALCVGGVLWGTGLLRKLLASASLHPSGRPNT
- a CDS encoding choice-of-anchor D domain-containing protein, whose protein sequence is MWGRQWAWVVAWVCVAGGLGGCDRPNTGNRARTGFAARPQALEFGPAALGSTKTVKLRLANEGRAPLRVEGASASVPHVEIPPFEPFTLSAGGEYELEVRFSPAVEGTVQGVVEILTDADSDGSAGSRVNFAGMGVKAWVEVRSQELDFGNVALDTVQMLELRLSNPTSVESPLRLAMSGVDADQFFSSTEGPALVLPAGRQMALPIAFKPRRLGVAAAEVLVEVCEGCAPLAVPLKGMGIASQLEISPLRVDFGRVALGATAEERIMVRNQGTEPMSYQGARILDDAGTFRVVSAVVPTGNVLRPGESAEIRVAFSPSALGSPAEARVEIDVKASGSAAPAPKVALSGEGGSSCVAVLPRTLDMGVVAEGMSATRPVKVVNRCRTPVLVNDLQIDTRQGGFFSLAQAPASTPIAPGQSATVGITFTPRAGAGQGEAQLSVSVRSGSATSTEGVVLKGQGEAFPPCKYALSPKTLDFGRVPVGAEVLLSASLSNTGATACYLAGLQLVEGSDPVFSAQPVQGTTLAPGQKAQLLVRFKPEAPATYGGLAEGWVNHPSSGHPTLNVVGEGVQGCFAVQPTHLAFGTSQLSCEPHTQELIAYNGCAGPVTVNGMRMEQDSEEFTLADVPSFPRTLASGEQFRLRATYAPVNEGTDAAVLRFDLGPDSVYTASLVGAGVNKAEQTDVFVQESQAKVDVLFVVDNSGSMMEEQQSLGSNFASFLSAANAAGVDYHIGVTTTGLDASPGGWSACSGGAEGGENGRLFPADGSSPRIITPTTPNAPAVFARNTQVGVCHWNEQGLEAAYRALSAPLLHSVDDPRTAQPADGNGGFLREEARLALIFLTDEEDFSTQSVAFYETYFRALKDNEPSKLSISAIAGPANLSACPTASSSGARYIQLAEATGGVVESICTPNWAQSLKKLSSNTFGPNRSFPLSEDPEDPSQIAVTVDGVRVTSGWQYNPDTRTVVFDAETAPLPGAVVEVTYPLGC
- a CDS encoding metallophosphoesterase is translated as MPTDTLLIAGVGDIHGRFHRVEEWMDVLGKARGRPVDMVLAVGDVEAFRRADDQRRKMTKRLMPAEFAEYADGQRRMKRPMYFIGGNNEDFEALHDTPDGMELAPQVYYLGRAGIQTLRGLRVAYLSGIHAPRFFDQPLKRPRALDTAKQAGYFRAPEVERVMHVRDVDILLVHEWPRGIVQRARDENVPTTRALPSYWIGNPITRRLADTLRPKWMLCGHSHKGFAVSLGGEGGRPVTRIACLDQATRPDEAVFWLEFEEREPVRGGWGLSGEVAWHTGASWNLQALPLVGPPPSSSHHEDEEEDREMG
- a CDS encoding CBS domain-containing protein, producing the protein MNRDVQPISPDQTLTEAAQQMRQHGLGVLPVCQHRKLMGLLTERDIVFQAIAERLDPQQTVVADILGEGPLRYAFADDELTTAAQLMSRHGLRQLPILDRDKNLVGMVSFEDISRAVLDDASGTEVPLAELVLGPH